The following are from one region of the Endozoicomonas sp. 4G genome:
- a CDS encoding DUF3427 domain-containing protein has protein sequence MPISEELKAKSKAYPKNHRTFKVPANAYTSALTQYISSRLSRKLNDFSSLDQFEDSIKLAQIIAEAIEPGADILSLPLRRMLFSQDESIQLPLCEDFSLVSPSLITNEKTAKTNFFKNLKFELQTSDSFHFMVSFIRASGLQLLLNPLESFRLRNKRGRILTSVYMNITQPSALRKLLEQEHIETKVYAATSESFHTKAYLFERNKHSNSCALIGSSNLSQAALISGEEWSVKVPRSNSSEIYDRAIDRFQSLWDSEQAVPLTESFIDQYEKHLENLQVEEVNIKSTFDFLKQSHQLEKSHQDSLHLSPNSMQKQALDNLVATREKGETRAVAIAATGTGKTFLAAFDAHKFNARRILFLAHRDELLEGAVKTFSTVFGARNLCGKLTGKSKDTNKRFLFSTVQTLSRENNLQKFAPDTFDYMVVDEFHHAQAETYQRVINHFTPKFLLGMTATPERMDGRDVLKLCHYNIVCDIRLREALALGLLAPFHYFGVADETVDYDQIERQAGGQFIETKLVNRLNTSERVDYIIEQMKKYGFHGQQRCTLGFCVNRDHAAFMSQSFNDRGITSKVLTGLSDSQERQSEISNLQDPNHPLEIIFTVDIFNEGVDIPQVNLLLFLRPTDSSTIFIQQLGRGLRKSKGKEYVTVLDFIGNHQNSYMVPLALSSESDRRDFDKDTLKRAVSHEFADLPAGCYVELDEITKEKILTKLESIRLDSTEYLKQLYAQFKKELGSSPEILDFFTAENAPNPNFFFSKFGSLYNTKIKCHDQGGNPVELQKNLYLQQVAERLEYMCPIKWPYEFILLLAAIEQQHSTLNVMVIEQQLIRYFNQTIDSRQHKSLILSAMASLALPHGKMSWAFGAVDNEVFHVDEDFITLVNSGEFAKSYINDRVNYGLKQFRRHFKPEVFLGSGERFILYQNYTRNDIQFLSGDAAKRGSWREGVKRVGQDYFLFINLNKDKEVGAHLHYKDYFMDPRTFHWQSQNQTSHKSRVGQHYIHHKEQGYHIHLFVRKQAKQYNITLPFMYLGQLDYISSSGDNPMSVIWKLHNSVPLDIFEDLTE, from the coding sequence ATGCCCATCTCTGAAGAACTCAAAGCAAAAAGCAAAGCTTATCCAAAAAACCATCGTACGTTTAAAGTGCCAGCAAATGCTTATACGTCGGCCCTGACTCAATATATCAGCAGCCGGCTTTCGAGGAAGCTCAACGATTTTTCAAGCCTAGATCAATTTGAAGACAGTATAAAACTGGCACAGATAATTGCTGAGGCAATCGAACCAGGCGCAGACATATTAAGCTTACCCTTGAGGAGAATGCTGTTCTCACAGGATGAAAGCATTCAGCTCCCTCTGTGCGAAGACTTCTCTTTAGTGTCTCCCTCGCTGATCACTAATGAGAAAACAGCCAAAACCAACTTCTTCAAAAATCTCAAGTTCGAATTGCAAACCAGCGACAGCTTTCATTTTATGGTCAGCTTTATTCGTGCTTCAGGGTTACAACTCTTGCTAAACCCGTTGGAGTCCTTTCGTCTGCGTAACAAGCGTGGCCGGATTTTGACCTCGGTTTATATGAATATCACCCAACCGTCAGCATTGCGGAAACTACTAGAGCAGGAGCATATTGAGACAAAAGTTTACGCAGCTACCAGTGAGTCTTTTCACACAAAGGCTTATCTTTTTGAGCGAAATAAACACAGCAACAGTTGTGCACTCATTGGCTCATCAAACCTTTCTCAGGCCGCCTTAATCAGTGGTGAGGAGTGGAGTGTCAAAGTACCACGGTCAAATTCTTCAGAAATCTATGATCGAGCTATTGATCGTTTTCAGTCGTTGTGGGACTCAGAGCAGGCAGTACCACTGACAGAATCATTTATTGATCAATATGAAAAGCACTTAGAAAATCTCCAGGTTGAAGAAGTTAACATAAAAAGCACCTTTGATTTTTTGAAACAGTCCCATCAGCTGGAAAAGAGCCATCAAGACAGCCTGCACCTGTCTCCAAATAGTATGCAGAAGCAGGCTCTGGACAACCTGGTCGCCACTCGAGAAAAAGGCGAAACCCGCGCTGTCGCCATCGCTGCCACAGGCACAGGTAAAACCTTTCTTGCGGCTTTTGACGCCCACAAGTTCAACGCTAGAAGAATATTATTTTTAGCTCACCGGGATGAGTTGTTGGAGGGGGCCGTCAAAACATTCTCAACGGTGTTTGGGGCTCGGAACCTGTGCGGGAAATTAACCGGCAAAAGTAAGGATACCAACAAGCGTTTTCTGTTCAGCACAGTACAAACCCTATCCCGTGAAAACAACTTACAGAAATTTGCCCCGGATACATTTGACTATATGGTGGTGGACGAATTTCACCATGCCCAGGCTGAAACTTATCAACGGGTGATTAACCATTTCACTCCAAAGTTTTTACTGGGCATGACGGCCACTCCGGAACGGATGGATGGTCGGGACGTGTTAAAACTCTGTCACTATAACATCGTCTGCGATATCCGTTTACGAGAGGCGCTGGCGTTGGGGTTATTGGCTCCATTTCATTACTTCGGAGTCGCTGATGAAACTGTGGATTATGACCAAATTGAAAGGCAGGCTGGTGGTCAATTTATTGAAACCAAACTTGTCAATCGTCTTAACACCAGTGAACGAGTTGATTACATCATCGAACAGATGAAAAAGTACGGTTTTCATGGTCAGCAGCGTTGTACCCTGGGTTTCTGCGTCAACCGAGACCATGCTGCTTTTATGAGCCAATCTTTTAATGACAGGGGAATTACCAGTAAGGTATTAACTGGCCTGTCCGATTCTCAGGAGCGCCAGTCAGAGATTAGCAACTTACAAGACCCAAACCATCCGTTAGAAATTATTTTTACTGTGGATATCTTCAATGAAGGTGTCGATATTCCTCAGGTAAACTTATTGCTCTTCCTCAGACCAACAGACTCTTCCACGATCTTCATTCAACAGCTTGGCCGTGGATTGAGAAAGTCAAAAGGCAAAGAGTATGTGACTGTGCTGGATTTCATCGGGAACCATCAAAACTCCTACATGGTTCCATTGGCACTGAGTAGCGAAAGTGATCGCAGAGACTTTGATAAAGATACCCTTAAACGTGCGGTTAGCCATGAGTTTGCGGACCTGCCAGCAGGTTGTTACGTCGAGTTGGATGAAATCACCAAAGAAAAAATTTTGACAAAACTTGAAAGCATCCGCCTGGACAGTACTGAATACCTGAAGCAGCTATATGCACAGTTTAAAAAGGAGCTTGGCAGCTCACCAGAAATACTGGACTTTTTTACCGCTGAAAATGCCCCAAACCCGAATTTCTTTTTCTCAAAGTTTGGTTCCCTGTATAACACCAAAATTAAATGCCATGACCAGGGGGGTAACCCGGTAGAGTTGCAGAAGAACCTCTATCTGCAACAGGTCGCTGAAAGACTGGAGTACATGTGCCCAATAAAGTGGCCATATGAATTTATCCTATTGCTGGCGGCAATTGAGCAGCAACATTCGACGCTCAATGTAATGGTTATTGAGCAGCAACTCATCCGTTACTTTAACCAGACCATCGACAGTCGTCAGCATAAATCGTTGATTCTATCAGCTATGGCATCATTGGCCTTACCTCATGGTAAAATGTCATGGGCTTTCGGCGCAGTAGATAATGAAGTTTTTCATGTAGACGAGGATTTCATCACATTGGTGAATTCTGGTGAGTTTGCTAAAAGTTACATCAACGATCGTGTCAATTACGGACTGAAACAGTTCCGCCGACACTTCAAACCTGAGGTGTTTCTAGGCAGCGGGGAGCGCTTTATTCTCTACCAAAATTACACCCGGAATGATATTCAGTTTCTTTCGGGAGACGCGGCAAAGCGAGGCTCATGGCGAGAAGGGGTAAAACGAGTTGGCCAAGACTACTTTTTGTTTATTAACCTGAACAAGGATAAAGAAGTCGGTGCTCATCTCCACTATAAGGACTACTTTATGGACCCACGCACCTTCCATTGGCAAAGTCAGAACCAGACTTCACACAAGTCCAGAGTCGGTCAGCATTATATTCACCACAAAGAGCAAGGCTACCATATCCACCTTTTTGTACGAAAACAGGCAAAGCAATATAACATCACCCTGCCGTTTATGTATTTGGGCCAGTTAGATTACATTAGCAGCTCCGGAGACAACCCCATGAGTGTGATCTGGAAGCTGCACAACAGTGTACCTTTAGATATTTTTGAGGATTTAACTGAATAA
- a CDS encoding ISAs1 family transposase translates to MFLNELTDPRKRASSCEHNFNDILVIAVCAIICGADTWQDMQEFGEEKEGWFRLFLELPNGIPSHDTFYRIFCMLKPDEFQECFTRWVKSAYPEALDIPDGDAEIIPIDGKVIKGSKGKGKGKKAVLMVSAWSTRLSLVLGQKKVDKKSNEITAVPQLLEAIDLKGCMITADAISCQKSIAETCVNQEADYLFAVKGNQKTLHNDIQTAVEERWNSNPEEPVSDAFFECKNKGHGRHEYRCCWVFDDVSALSTADEWTGIKQFGVVQSDRTIDGKATTALRFYISSKTMTAEGMLNATRQHWEVENSLHWMLDVAFDEDACQTKDECAAENLSTLRRIALNILKADVTSKRSIKTKRKKAGWSNRYLSQLLKSFIVGAK, encoded by the coding sequence ATGTTTCTCAACGAGTTAACCGACCCACGTAAGCGTGCTTCTTCCTGCGAGCATAACTTTAACGACATTCTTGTGATTGCTGTGTGTGCCATCATCTGTGGGGCTGATACATGGCAAGATATGCAAGAGTTCGGTGAAGAAAAAGAAGGCTGGTTTCGTTTATTTCTTGAGCTTCCCAATGGTATTCCGTCGCACGACACCTTCTACCGGATTTTTTGCATGCTCAAACCGGATGAATTTCAGGAATGCTTCACCCGGTGGGTAAAATCTGCTTATCCTGAAGCCCTTGATATACCTGATGGTGATGCTGAAATCATTCCAATTGACGGCAAGGTTATCAAGGGTTCCAAAGGGAAAGGCAAGGGTAAAAAAGCAGTCCTTATGGTTAGCGCCTGGAGCACCAGACTGAGCCTGGTCTTAGGGCAAAAAAAGGTTGATAAAAAGTCGAATGAGATAACCGCTGTCCCCCAACTTCTTGAAGCTATCGACTTGAAAGGCTGCATGATTACAGCCGATGCAATCAGCTGCCAAAAAAGTATTGCAGAAACCTGCGTAAACCAGGAGGCAGATTATCTTTTTGCTGTTAAAGGAAACCAAAAAACACTGCACAACGATATTCAGACAGCGGTCGAAGAGCGATGGAATAGCAACCCGGAAGAGCCAGTATCAGATGCATTTTTTGAGTGCAAAAATAAAGGCCATGGTCGTCATGAATATCGCTGCTGCTGGGTTTTTGATGACGTTTCGGCTCTTTCAACAGCTGATGAATGGACAGGAATAAAGCAGTTTGGTGTCGTTCAGTCTGATCGAACAATTGATGGCAAAGCCACGACAGCTCTAAGGTTCTACATTTCCAGCAAAACCATGACAGCCGAGGGAATGCTCAATGCAACGCGCCAGCACTGGGAAGTGGAAAATAGTCTGCACTGGATGCTGGACGTTGCCTTTGATGAAGATGCTTGCCAAACCAAAGATGAATGCGCTGCTGAAAATCTGTCTACCTTGCGTCGTATTGCCCTAAATATTCTGAAGGCCGACGTTACCAGTAAGAGGAGCATCAAGACAAAGCGTAAAAAGGCTGGATGGAGCAATAGATACCTGTCTCAGCTATTGAAATCATTCATTGTTGGGGCTAAATGA